The DNA sequence GGTAATCAGCCCGCCGGTACATGATTCGGCCACGGCAAGGGTCAGCTTCTTGCCTGTTAGCAGGGAGGCAACAACACCTTCGAGGGTATCGTGATCATAGGCAAAGATGTAATCCTGGAGTCTGTCTTTAACATATCCTTCCGCTTCCCGGAGCTTCTCCTTTGCCTCTGTTTCGGTGGCATGTCTGGCGATGAGGACAACATGGTTTTCCGGAAAGTTGGGATAGAATCCAATACTCACTCCCAGACTAACAAGATCAACATCGGCCAGTGCCTGATCTACACCCGCCTCAGCGATGCCAAACAACTTGATGATTCTGCTTTCGATATACTGCGCCTTCTCCGTAAATTCCCTCCTGAAGAGAGGAATTACACCCTCCGGTAGCATCCTCTTGACCTCAACAGGGACACCGGGAATGACGGCAATGATCCTGCCGTTCCTTTTCAGGGAGAATCCCCAGGCCGTTCCTATGGGATTACAGATTGTTTCGGCACCCTCCGGAAACACGGCCTGTTTGGCATTGTTTGACGTCCATCTAAGACGATGCTTCTCGAAGAGGCCCTGGATATGTCTGAGGACAGCCTCATCGGTGTGGAGCTTGAGATCAAAGGCCCTGGCGATGGCCGCCGTGGTAATGTCATCGGCCGTGGGACCGAGACCACCGGTTACGATCACGGCATCGGAAATACCCATAATATAGTTCAGTCCGCCCCCAATGGTATTTTCATCGTCACCGACGGACATCATCAGCGATACCTGCCATCCCTGGACATTCAACTCACGGGCGATAAAAGAGGAATTCGTATCCTGCGTCTTTCCACTGGTTAATTCATTACCGATGGTCAGTATGCCAACCTTCATCTAAAAATACCTTTCTCACAGCCCTGCTTTAAGCAGGGAAACGCCTCTGCAACAACAATTTTATCATCCTGTAAGCCAAAGGTATGTCTCATATACCCCAGAACTCAGTGAGGAACAAAAGAACCATATTGCTATAGATGCCAGCCACGATGTCGTCTGCCACGACTCCGTAACCATCTGGAAGCTTCCTCTCGAAATAGCTGGCGGGAAAACATTTGACAATGTCAAAGAACCGGAACAGAAGGAAACCCAAAAATACGTGCAAAACGGTGGGGGCAACCAGAAACATAGTGTACTGGAGGCCAACAATTTCATCAATCACGATGTGCGGCGAATCCTTTTCGTCGAATATCTTCTCCGCCCGTCGGGACAGATACCATGCCAGACAGGTAAAGACCAGTATCGTTACCAGGTAATAGGGCCAGGACAGAAATGAAAAGATCAGATATATGGGTATACCAACAATCGTCCCCGCAGTTCCGGGAGCAAGGGGTACGAATCCACTGCCGAACCCTGTGGCCGTAAATTTTATAAGCTTTTCAACCAGAAAACACCTCTTTTAAAACAGACGGGCATTGGACCCTTCAACTTATCAGCCGGTGTAATGGCAATCAAATTACCCCCTTTTCCCAACCCTGTCAATTGTTTTGATACGACCATAAAAAATCCCCCTACTTACCTCTAACTTCACGATTTGAAATACAGGCCCATGCCTTGACATATGCGACATTTATGGTTAATCTACATATGAATTTAGCTTTTGGTTCATCGGCTAAAAGCCGATAGATGAAGAGGGAAAGCTTACAAAATTAAGCAGGAATGGGATAAATAGATGATTTCAATCAACAGAACCTTCTTTGATTTTGCCTGTCGCCTTGCCTCTGAGATAGAAGCCAGGGCCGTCCTGCTCTACGCCGATGTGGCTTCGGATCTCCCGATTTCGGCTGAGCAAAAAACGAGTTTTGACTTGATCCTGGTTACGAAGGGGAGCGAGGAGATACCGGAAAAATTTAAAGATTCAGGACTGATACTAATAAATGTCCCCAATGTGAATCTAACAAGGGTCGGTCAGATAAAAATCGCCATTACCAAAGGCATCGCCACGGGCTTATTCAAGAAGGGGGACAAATTAGTTTGTCTTACCGGCGTTCCCAGGTTTGGCTATGTGGACAGTATGTTTGTCATTGATGTGGGCAAAGAGTTTGAGATCCTGACTTCCAAAGACATGACAGATATTATTGAAGGGGTCTATCCTGAAGTTTTCGGCGCCGTCCTGAATATAGCCCTTGAACTGGCCGCTCAGGGAAGAGAGGGCCGGAAGGCGGGCACCATCTTTATCCTGGGAGATCATGAAAAGGCGCTGCAACTCTCGAGACAGATGATCATCAATCCCTTCATGGGGTACCCCGAAGAGGAAAGAAATATCCTCAATCCCGATATGGAGGAGACGATTAAAGAGTTTTCGGCCATTGACGGCGCCTTCATTATCAAAGATAATGGCGCCATTGTGACGGCGGGGAGGCATCTCAATGCGGCCTTGGAGAGCAAGGATTTCCCCCGTGGTCTCGGAAGCAGGCATATTGCCGCTGCCGGTATCTCAAGCGTTACCCATGCTATCGCCGTTGTTTTATCGGAATCTACAGGCAATGTTACTGTATTCAAAAACGGAAAGATATTTGTAAGTATTGAGAAACCTATAGAATAGAGGCATTATGAGATTTGACAAATTTACCTTAAAGGTTCAGGAGGCCATCCAGGAGGCCCAGACTCTAACAAACAGCTACGGACAACAGGGGATAGATGTGGAACATCTTCTGCAGGCGTTCCTTAAACAGCCGGAAGGGATTACCGGTGAGATACTGAAGAAATTAGGGGCGGATCCCCGGCATATTGAAGGTGAAATCAAAAGAGCGCTGGAGGGGCTGCCGAAAGTCGCCGGCGCCGGCGTCGGCCAGACCTACATAACCCCCAGATTAAATAAGGTGATGGACAGCGCCCTTACCGAGGCGGCGCGATTAAGGGATGAGTATGTAAGCGCTGAGCACATCCTGATTGCGATTACTGATGAAAAAGAGGGACGGGCCGCAGATATCCTTCGCAGTGCGGGGGTCACAAAGGACAATATTTTTAAGGTCCTTGTAGAAATCAGGGGGTCTCAGAGAATTACCGATCCCAACCCGGAGGAGAAATACCAGGCCCTGAAACGCTATGCAAGAGACTTCAATGAACTGGCCCGCAAGGGCGCCTTCGATCCTGTCATCGGAAGAGATGAGGAGATCAGAAGGATCATGCAGGTTCTTTCCCGGAGGACAAAGAACAACCCCGTTCTCATCGGAGAACCGGGGGTTGGAAAAACCGCCATCGCGGAAGGTCTGGCCCAGCGTATCGTTAACGGCGATGTACCGGAGAATTTGAAAAATAAGCGGGTCGTTGGCCTCGACATCGGGGCGCTCGTGGCAGGCGCAAAATACCGGGGAGAATTTGAAGAGAGATTGAAGGCGGTTCTCAAGGAAGTGACGGAGGCCCAGGGCGAAATTATCCTCTTTATAGATGAGATACACACTGTTGTGGGCGCCGGCGCGGCTGAGGGAGCCGTTGATGCATCCAATATGTTGAAACCTGCCCTTGCCAGGGGAGAGTTGCGCTGTGTGGGCGCTACTACTCTCAATGAGTACCGAAAACACATTGAAAAAGACCCCGCCCTCGAACGGCGGTTCCAGCCCATCCTTGTGAAGGAACCGACAGTGGAGGATACTATTGCCATCCTGCGCGGCCTCAAGGAGCGTTACGAAGTCCACCACGGCGTAAGAATCAAGGATGCGGCGATTATTGCCGCGGCCACTCTTTCCCACCGGTATATCAGCGACCGGTTTTTACCGGACAAGGCGGTTGATCTGATTGATGAGGCCGCCTCACGCCTGAGGATCGAACTGGACAGCATGCCGGCGGAAATTGATGCGCTGGAGAGGAAGGTGATCCAATTAGAAATTGAGCGACAGTCGCTGAAAAATGAAACAGACAGGACATCTGTGGAAAGGCGTGACAAGATTGACAGGGAACTGGCAGAACTTAAGGAATCCATGGACAGGATGAAACTGCACTGGGCAAGTGAAAAGGAAGCAATCAAGAGGATCCAGGAAATCAAGGGAAAGATGGAGGCGTATAAGACGGAGGAATTAAATGCCCAGAGGGATGGAGACCTTGCCAGGGCGGCGGAGATCCGTTACGGGAAACTTGTTGAACTTAATAGGGAACTGGAACAGGAACAGATAAAACTCTCAGAAATCCAGAGAGACACAAAAATGCTGAAGGAAGAGGTGGATGCGGAAGATGTGGCGGAGGTCGTGGCAAACTGGACTGGTATCCCCGTGGCGCGGATGATGGAAACGGATATCCAGAAATTAATCCAGATGGAAGATAGGCTTAAACTCAGGGTTGTCGGCCAGGATGAGGGCATTCAAGCCGTTTCCAGCGCCCTGAGGAGGGCCCGTTCAGGACTTCAGGACCCCAATAGACCGATAGGCTCCTTCATCTTCATGGGACCTACAGGTGTCGGTAAAACGGAGCTTGCCCGGGCGCTCGCCGAATTCATGTTCGACAATGAACATGCCATGATCAGGATTGATATGTCCGAGTTTGTGGAGAAGCATTCCGTCGCCAGATTGATCGGTGCACCCCCCGGATACGTAGGATACGACGAAGGGGGCTACCTTACCGAAGCGGTAAGGAGAAGGCCATATTCCGTCCTGCTGTTTGATGAGATAGAAAAAGCCCATCCCGATGTGTTTAATATCCTGTTGCAGATCCTGGATGACGGGAGATTGACCGACGGCCACGGCCGGACAGTGGATTTCAAGAATACCATCGTGATCATGACCTCCAACATCGGCGGGCAATGGATACAGGATCCTTCCCTCAGGGAGGAGGAGAAACGAACCAGGACCATGGAGGCCTTGAAGGCCGCCTTTAAACCGGAATTCCTCAATAGAATAGACGATATTATCACTTTCCGGGCGCTTTCCCTCGCTGACATAGATCGTATCATTGAGATTCAAATCGGTCTGATTCAGAAGAGGCTTGAAGGACGGAAATTGAGCCTTGCCTTGACAGAAGGTGCAAGAAGTTATATAGCCAGCGCCGGCTATAGTCCTGTTTATGGGGCAAGACCATTGAAGCGGGCCCTCCAGAAATTGATCCTCGATAACCTGGCGATGAAGATCCTGAAGGGGACGTTTGCCGATGGTGATCGTATCACCGTTGACGCGACAGAGAGCGGAGAGATGATTTTTAGGAAAGAATAGTATCGGAGGTGCAGCATGAATACTATAAAAACAGCTTTGTTATTGGGCGCCCTGACGGGACTTTTAATGCTGATCGGGGGATACTTCGGCGGTCAGCAGGGAGTCATCATCGCCTTTATCTTTGCTATGGTGATGAACTTTGGGAGCTACTGGTTTTCAGATAAAATAGTCCTGCGCATGTATCGTGCCCAGGAGGTATCGGAAGGCCAGACCCCTGAACTCTACTCTATTGTAAAGGATTTAGCTTTAAAGGCATCCCTTCCCATGCCCAGGGTCTACATTGTCCCTGGTGATGCGCCAAACGCCTTCGCCACGGGGCGAAATGAGAATCATGCCGTCGTGGCCGTGACAGAGGGGATATTGAGGATCCTGAACAGGGAAGAGTTGGAAGGTGTTATCGCTCACGAGCTGACCCACATCAAAAACAGGGACATCCTCATCGGTTCCATCGCCGCAACGCTGGCCGGAGCCATTGTCATGCTGGCCCACATGGCACAATGGGCGG is a window from the Syntrophales bacterium genome containing:
- a CDS encoding competence/damage-inducible protein A, with amino-acid sequence MKVGILTIGNELTSGKTQDTNSSFIARELNVQGWQVSLMMSVGDDENTIGGGLNYIMGISDAVIVTGGLGPTADDITTAAIARAFDLKLHTDEAVLRHIQGLFEKHRLRWTSNNAKQAVFPEGAETICNPIGTAWGFSLKRNGRIIAVIPGVPVEVKRMLPEGVIPLFRREFTEKAQYIESRIIKLFGIAEAGVDQALADVDLVSLGVSIGFYPNFPENHVVLIARHATETEAKEKLREAEGYVKDRLQDYIFAYDHDTLEGVVASLLTGKKLTLAVAESCTGGLITDRLTDIPGSSAFLEWGVVTYSNVAKTELLGVPGQVLHEFGAVSEQTAILMAEGVRKLGKTDLGLAVTGIAGPTGGTEEKPVGTVFIALADGKRTICHHSFYRWDRRRIKMISSQSALMMLKRYLTGEIRDDRRKDDKGICGH
- a CDS encoding phosphatidylglycerophosphatase A, with the translated sequence MKFTATGFGSGFVPLAPGTAGTIVGIPIYLIFSFLSWPYYLVTILVFTCLAWYLSRRAEKIFDEKDSPHIVIDEIVGLQYTMFLVAPTVLHVFLGFLLFRFFDIVKCFPASYFERKLPDGYGVVADDIVAGIYSNMVLLFLTEFWGI
- the htpX gene encoding zinc metalloprotease HtpX yields the protein MNTIKTALLLGALTGLLMLIGGYFGGQQGVIIAFIFAMVMNFGSYWFSDKIVLRMYRAQEVSEGQTPELYSIVKDLALKASLPMPRVYIVPGDAPNAFATGRNENHAVVAVTEGILRILNREELEGVIAHELTHIKNRDILIGSIAATLAGAIVMLAHMAQWAAIFGGASRDSDEEGGGGIFGLIIMAILAPLAATLIQMAISRSREYLADDGGAQISRKPYGLASALEKMAGASQAIPMKANPSTAHMFIVSPLTGGRSLMNLFSTHPPIEERIARLKGMRPR
- a CDS encoding diadenylate cyclase; this translates as MISINRTFFDFACRLASEIEARAVLLYADVASDLPISAEQKTSFDLILVTKGSEEIPEKFKDSGLILINVPNVNLTRVGQIKIAITKGIATGLFKKGDKLVCLTGVPRFGYVDSMFVIDVGKEFEILTSKDMTDIIEGVYPEVFGAVLNIALELAAQGREGRKAGTIFILGDHEKALQLSRQMIINPFMGYPEEERNILNPDMEETIKEFSAIDGAFIIKDNGAIVTAGRHLNAALESKDFPRGLGSRHIAAAGISSVTHAIAVVLSESTGNVTVFKNGKIFVSIEKPIE
- the clpB gene encoding ATP-dependent chaperone ClpB; the encoded protein is MRFDKFTLKVQEAIQEAQTLTNSYGQQGIDVEHLLQAFLKQPEGITGEILKKLGADPRHIEGEIKRALEGLPKVAGAGVGQTYITPRLNKVMDSALTEAARLRDEYVSAEHILIAITDEKEGRAADILRSAGVTKDNIFKVLVEIRGSQRITDPNPEEKYQALKRYARDFNELARKGAFDPVIGRDEEIRRIMQVLSRRTKNNPVLIGEPGVGKTAIAEGLAQRIVNGDVPENLKNKRVVGLDIGALVAGAKYRGEFEERLKAVLKEVTEAQGEIILFIDEIHTVVGAGAAEGAVDASNMLKPALARGELRCVGATTLNEYRKHIEKDPALERRFQPILVKEPTVEDTIAILRGLKERYEVHHGVRIKDAAIIAAATLSHRYISDRFLPDKAVDLIDEAASRLRIELDSMPAEIDALERKVIQLEIERQSLKNETDRTSVERRDKIDRELAELKESMDRMKLHWASEKEAIKRIQEIKGKMEAYKTEELNAQRDGDLARAAEIRYGKLVELNRELEQEQIKLSEIQRDTKMLKEEVDAEDVAEVVANWTGIPVARMMETDIQKLIQMEDRLKLRVVGQDEGIQAVSSALRRARSGLQDPNRPIGSFIFMGPTGVGKTELARALAEFMFDNEHAMIRIDMSEFVEKHSVARLIGAPPGYVGYDEGGYLTEAVRRRPYSVLLFDEIEKAHPDVFNILLQILDDGRLTDGHGRTVDFKNTIVIMTSNIGGQWIQDPSLREEEKRTRTMEALKAAFKPEFLNRIDDIITFRALSLADIDRIIEIQIGLIQKRLEGRKLSLALTEGARSYIASAGYSPVYGARPLKRALQKLILDNLAMKILKGTFADGDRITVDATESGEMIFRKE